One part of the Thermodesulfovibrio sp. 3462-1 genome encodes these proteins:
- a CDS encoding deoxyribonuclease IV translates to MRPVGVHTSVKNSLINSINEAVELQCTTFQIFLHSPRLWQIPEFSVEVIDEFKKLMQLYKLNPLVVHASYLINLISSNPKTIASSRYLLKREVLMADVLGADYYVIHLKDNKDMEKEEIFAKTREGFSKIGKLEKCKILIENTAKSKITALIPDLIETFKNVESEIIGGICIDTCHLFAAGYDIANENGLKKFIEELSKYGSFDLIKLIHLNDSKAPAGSGIDRHEHIGKGYIGIKGFENFLKIKEISHVPLILETPKKSFDDDLKNLSTVREILKRLES, encoded by the coding sequence TTGAGACCAGTTGGAGTTCACACTTCTGTTAAAAACAGCTTAATTAATTCTATTAATGAAGCAGTAGAGCTTCAATGCACTACTTTTCAGATATTTCTTCACAGTCCACGGCTATGGCAGATTCCAGAGTTTAGCGTAGAAGTTATTGATGAATTCAAGAAGCTTATGCAGCTTTACAAGTTGAATCCTTTAGTTGTTCATGCCTCTTATCTGATAAATCTCATTTCATCAAACCCAAAAACCATTGCTTCATCACGGTATCTTTTAAAAAGAGAAGTTTTAATGGCTGATGTTCTTGGTGCAGACTACTACGTGATACATTTAAAGGACAATAAAGATATGGAAAAAGAAGAAATTTTTGCAAAAACTCGTGAAGGATTCAGCAAAATTGGAAAGCTTGAGAAATGTAAAATCCTCATAGAAAACACAGCAAAAAGCAAGATTACAGCATTAATTCCCGATTTAATTGAAACATTTAAAAATGTTGAGAGTGAAATTATAGGAGGAATCTGTATTGACACATGTCATCTCTTTGCTGCTGGATATGACATAGCAAATGAAAACGGATTAAAAAAATTCATTGAAGAGCTTTCTAAATATGGCTCTTTTGATTTGATTAAATTAATTCATCTCAATGATTCAAAAGCACCTGCAGGCTCTGGTATTGACAGGCACGAACATATTGGAAAAGGCTATATCGGCATAAAAGGCTTTGAAAACTTTTTAAAAATAAAAGAAATCTCCCATGTGCCACTTATTCTTGAAACACCTAAAAAATCTTTCGATGATGATTTAAAAAATCTTTCTACTGTAAGAGAAATCCTCAAGAGGTTAGAATCCTGA
- a CDS encoding arsenic resistance protein, producing the protein MFRRALEKLHNFRLLPVFVIVSMAIGIAIGKWYGISNFELTPPIDAIKSIFHGTYEFSIGNTLALGVVVGLFMMMYPAMANIRFEDLGKAAKSPKQLLIVIFFNYAIAPFFMLLLAKIFLSGEPDLYTGLVLYGLAPCIAMVIVFTYLSAGNGPLAIILVALNSIIQMILIPVYAKLLLGEIQFDVWVVGESVLLYLGIPLVAGMLTRFLGVRRYGEEWFNRLKFYLDTMSIIGLLFTLVVMFALKGDLILEKPFFIVQMAIPMTLFFWTMFVIVYLTGWKLGLNYRDAVAVAFNSTGRDFEIAIAIAITAFNPTVALATVIGPLIEVPVMLALVWFAKKTEFKLFRGRE; encoded by the coding sequence ATGTTCAGGAGGGCTCTTGAAAAACTTCACAACTTCAGGTTGCTGCCGGTGTTTGTCATTGTCAGCATGGCCATTGGCATTGCCATTGGCAAGTGGTATGGTATTTCGAACTTTGAATTGACACCGCCTATTGATGCAATTAAATCCATATTTCACGGCACATATGAGTTTAGCATTGGGAATACCCTTGCCCTCGGCGTGGTTGTCGGTCTTTTTATGATGATGTATCCTGCAATGGCAAATATCAGGTTTGAAGATTTAGGAAAGGCTGCAAAATCTCCAAAACAACTCTTGATAGTCATATTCTTCAACTATGCCATTGCGCCGTTTTTCATGCTCCTGCTTGCAAAGATATTCTTAAGTGGTGAGCCTGATTTATACACAGGCCTTGTCCTTTATGGCCTCGCCCCTTGTATTGCGATGGTTATTGTATTTACATATCTTTCTGCCGGCAATGGACCCCTCGCAATAATCCTTGTTGCATTGAACTCAATCATTCAGATGATTCTGATACCTGTCTATGCAAAACTCCTTCTTGGAGAGATCCAATTCGATGTCTGGGTCGTTGGCGAGAGCGTGCTTTTGTATTTAGGCATTCCACTTGTTGCGGGGATGCTTACGAGGTTTCTCGGTGTGAGGCGATATGGTGAGGAATGGTTTAATAGACTGAAGTTCTATCTTGATACCATGTCAATCATAGGGCTTCTATTCACCCTTGTCGTAATGTTTGCATTGAAGGGAGATTTGATATTAGAAAAACCCTTCTTCATTGTCCAGATGGCGATACCCATGACACTCTTCTTCTGGACAATGTTTGTAATAGTTTATCTCACAGGATGGAAATTAGGATTGAATTACAGGGATGCAGTTGCGGTCGCCTTTAACTCAACAGGCAGGGATTTTGAGATAGCAATCGCAATAGCTATTACCGCATTCAATCCAACGGTCGCTTTGGCCACGGTCATCGGCCCGCTCATCGAAGTGCCTGTGATGCTTGCCCTTGTATGGTTTGCAAAGAAGACAGAGTTTAAACTCTTTAGAGGGAGGGAGTAG
- a CDS encoding universal stress protein: MYKKILYPIKFEEFSLDVLSCILNFKKVGTEEIILLHVIDFARLPMDKYEGYHPEDVKRLTEIADLKMAEGIKIIEDAGIRAKKVITVGIPYREILRVADEEKVSLIVSGRQKKGVLGEIFIGSNTDKIIRYGNVPVYIPKYPAIFGADKEACRRFCENFFKKVLYPTDWSDCAEYALQYLKGLRGAGIEEVIVAHVMDEKAMRLQPPEKFKEFEKVDKERLEKVKEELEKGR, from the coding sequence ATGTATAAAAAGATACTTTATCCAATCAAATTTGAGGAATTCTCTCTTGATGTGCTCTCCTGTATATTGAATTTCAAAAAGGTCGGGACAGAGGAGATAATCCTTCTCCATGTCATAGATTTTGCCAGACTGCCGATGGACAAATACGAGGGCTATCATCCTGAAGATGTAAAGAGGCTCACAGAGATTGCTGACCTGAAGATGGCTGAGGGAATAAAGATTATAGAGGATGCGGGTATCAGGGCAAAAAAGGTCATAACAGTTGGAATCCCTTACAGAGAGATACTGAGAGTGGCTGATGAAGAAAAGGTCTCACTCATCGTCTCAGGCAGGCAGAAAAAAGGTGTGCTTGGTGAGATATTTATCGGCTCAAATACAGATAAGATTATTCGTTATGGCAATGTGCCAGTTTATATACCGAAGTATCCAGCCATATTTGGTGCAGATAAAGAGGCTTGCAGAAGGTTCTGCGAAAACTTTTTTAAGAAAGTCCTCTATCCAACCGACTGGTCAGATTGTGCAGAATATGCCCTCCAATACCTTAAAGGTCTAAGAGGTGCTGGTATTGAAGAGGTTATTGTTGCCCATGTGATGGATGAAAAGGCAATGAGGCTTCAGCCACCAGAAAAGTTCAAGGAGTTTGAAAAGGTTGATAAGGAGAGGCTTGAGAAAGTTAAGGAGGAACTCGAAAAAGGGAGGTAA
- the thiD gene encoding bifunctional hydroxymethylpyrimidine kinase/phosphomethylpyrimidine kinase: MKIALTIGASDPTSGAGIQMDLKVFHSLKIYGISIITAVTAQSTSEFFLTYPMPVEVIEAQFETLLRDMKPDGAKTGMFYSKEALLCVIEKIKKFNIKKFVVDPVIISTLGAKLIEDEALKILKEQLIPLSMAVTANIPEAETITGVKIEKVDDVYQALKKLYEMGTSLAIVKGGHFKEKTVDILYDGENFYKAEDEKYCGEFHGTGCAFSSAFLSFLCLGYEPDEALMNTKNFVKNAIKNALKLGHGMRLLKID, encoded by the coding sequence ATGAAAATAGCTTTAACCATAGGTGCTTCTGATCCAACATCTGGAGCAGGAATTCAGATGGATTTAAAGGTTTTTCATTCTTTAAAAATTTATGGAATTAGCATAATAACTGCTGTTACTGCTCAGAGCACATCAGAGTTTTTTTTAACTTATCCTATGCCAGTGGAAGTAATAGAAGCCCAATTTGAAACTTTACTGAGAGATATGAAACCTGATGGAGCAAAAACAGGCATGTTTTACAGTAAAGAAGCACTCCTGTGCGTAATTGAAAAAATTAAAAAATTCAATATAAAAAAATTCGTTGTTGATCCTGTGATTATTTCTACTCTGGGAGCTAAATTAATAGAGGATGAAGCATTAAAAATTCTCAAAGAACAGCTCATTCCACTTTCAATGGCTGTTACCGCAAACATTCCAGAGGCAGAAACAATTACAGGAGTAAAAATTGAAAAAGTTGATGATGTTTATCAAGCATTAAAGAAACTTTATGAGATGGGAACAAGCCTTGCAATAGTTAAGGGAGGACATTTTAAAGAAAAAACAGTTGACATACTTTATGATGGGGAAAATTTTTATAAAGCAGAAGATGAAAAATATTGTGGTGAATTTCACGGTACAGGATGTGCTTTTTCTTCAGCTTTTCTCTCATTTTTATGTCTTGGATATGAACCAGATGAAGCTTTAATGAATACAAAAAATTTTGTTAAAAATGCCATCAAAAATGCATTAAAATTAGGTCATGGGATGAGGTTATTGAAAATAGATTGA
- a CDS encoding YihY/virulence factor BrkB family protein translates to MLTKLPKVFILSLKDFYKDEGVFLSSSLAFFSILSIIPLSIFVVNVLVNVIQEERVIKFVYLRLISFFPEVELEMIKELRKILASKEVSSISLLLYGIFSLQLFTAIEFSLNKIFKSNRKRHFLMSLFMSFFIILLITLTVALSFALTYLIRVFKPLGFYSLSTLLIFFIRYILPFVIMFVIAALLYKILPSKKIKLSAILTGAAVTTLLIEIAKYVFAYYVTHIIKISSLYGSVSTFLALLMWLFYGWAVFLYGAEFIKHIENK, encoded by the coding sequence ATGCTGACAAAACTTCCCAAGGTTTTTATCTTAAGTTTAAAAGATTTTTATAAGGATGAAGGAGTTTTTTTGAGTTCTTCCCTTGCTTTTTTTTCAATTTTATCAATTATTCCTCTAAGTATATTTGTTGTCAATGTTTTGGTTAATGTAATCCAGGAAGAAAGAGTTATAAAATTTGTTTATTTAAGGTTAATTTCTTTTTTCCCTGAGGTAGAACTGGAAATGATCAAGGAGTTGAGAAAGATTTTAGCTTCAAAGGAGGTAAGTAGTATCTCACTTCTTCTTTATGGCATTTTTTCTTTACAGCTTTTTACAGCAATTGAATTTTCTCTTAATAAAATTTTCAAAAGCAACAGAAAAAGACATTTTCTAATGTCCTTATTTATGTCCTTTTTTATAATTCTTTTAATAACACTGACTGTGGCATTATCCTTTGCTCTTACTTACCTTATAAGAGTTTTTAAACCTCTTGGATTTTATTCACTTAGCACACTGCTTATTTTTTTTATAAGATATATCCTTCCTTTTGTGATCATGTTTGTTATTGCTGCTTTACTTTATAAAATTTTACCAAGCAAAAAAATTAAGCTGAGTGCAATTTTAACAGGAGCTGCAGTTACAACTTTGTTAATAGAAATTGCTAAATATGTTTTTGCCTATTATGTTACACATATAATCAAAATAAGCAGTCTTTATGGCTCTGTATCTACTTTTCTTGCACTTCTCATGTGGCTGTTTTATGGGTGGGCAGTTTTTCTTTATGGTGCAGAATTTATAAAACACATTGAAAATAAATGA
- a CDS encoding amidohydrolase family protein, with translation MQIIDFHTHAFPEEIAEKAIKKLEQNSNVKACLNGSLDDLIRSMDKNHIAKSVLCNIATKPEQFNSILRWSDKIRSERIIPLPSVHPEDKEIKSHIKLIKKEGFCGIKMHPFYQNFAIDDERVYPIYEALIENDLVVVMHCGYDIAFPEWDIACPQRIMNVINKFPGLKFIATHLGAWKQWDEVEKLMIGKPIYMEISFSFGWMPDEKIKELILKHPSDYVLFGTDSPWADQGKEIENLKKLGLEQEFLEKIFHLNAENLLRC, from the coding sequence ATGCAGATTATTGATTTCCATACCCATGCTTTTCCAGAGGAAATTGCTGAAAAGGCAATAAAAAAACTTGAGCAAAACAGTAATGTTAAAGCATGCCTTAATGGAAGCCTTGATGATCTTATTCGTTCAATGGATAAAAATCATATAGCAAAATCTGTCTTGTGTAATATTGCCACAAAGCCAGAACAGTTTAATTCAATTCTTAGATGGAGTGATAAAATTCGCTCTGAAAGAATCATTCCTCTGCCATCAGTTCATCCTGAGGACAAAGAAATTAAATCGCATATAAAGTTGATAAAAAAAGAGGGATTCTGTGGAATAAAAATGCATCCCTTTTATCAAAACTTTGCAATTGATGATGAGCGGGTTTATCCCATTTATGAAGCATTGATAGAAAATGATCTGGTTGTTGTGATGCACTGCGGTTATGATATAGCCTTTCCTGAGTGGGACATTGCCTGCCCTCAGAGAATAATGAATGTAATAAATAAATTTCCAGGTTTAAAATTTATAGCAACCCATCTTGGAGCATGGAAACAATGGGATGAAGTGGAAAAGTTGATGATTGGAAAGCCAATATATATGGAAATTTCTTTTTCTTTTGGATGGATGCCTGATGAAAAAATTAAGGAATTGATACTTAAGCATCCATCAGATTATGTGCTTTTTGGAACCGATTCTCCTTGGGCTGACCAGGGTAAAGAAATTGAAAATCTAAAAAAACTCGGTCTTGAGCAAGAATTTTTAGAGAAAATTTTCCATCTTAATGCAGAAAATCTACTCAGATGCTGA
- a CDS encoding 2,3-bisphosphoglycerate-independent phosphoglycerate mutase — translation MDISSLVQKNNTKIVFVILDGVGGLPINGKTELEAANKPNLDALARVSACGLHIPVYYGITPGSGPGHFGVFGYDPLQYEIGRGVLEALGLGIELKKTDVALRCNYATIKNGIIVDRRAGRIPTEKNIELTERLSNQIKEIDGVEIILKPGKEHRFCLVMRFPKVINENNAMVTDTDPQKERKPPAEPLALNEESKEVSEIAKKFIKKAEEILKNEERANYVLLRGFSALPHIPSFEEKYALKACSIAVYPMYRGITRLLGMETLPVEGDIKEEVEMLKKVYKDYDFIFVHIKKTDSFGEDGNFEGKIKKIEEFDSFLPEIISLNPDTVVITGDHSTPSLLKAHSWHPVPLLIKSPYVLGGTVNAFTERECLKGELGIIPATAIMPMVLANTLRLRKFGA, via the coding sequence ATGGATATATCATCTTTAGTCCAAAAAAACAACACGAAAATAGTTTTTGTAATACTTGACGGAGTTGGAGGTCTTCCTATAAATGGGAAAACAGAGCTTGAGGCTGCAAACAAGCCAAATCTTGATGCTCTTGCAAGGGTTTCAGCTTGCGGGCTTCACATTCCTGTATATTATGGAATAACACCTGGAAGCGGACCCGGACATTTTGGAGTTTTTGGATATGATCCACTTCAGTATGAAATTGGTAGAGGTGTTCTTGAAGCGCTGGGACTTGGAATAGAACTAAAAAAAACTGATGTTGCATTAAGATGTAATTACGCTACTATTAAAAATGGCATAATTGTTGACAGAAGAGCAGGAAGAATTCCTACTGAGAAAAATATAGAGCTCACTGAGAGATTATCAAATCAGATAAAAGAAATTGATGGAGTGGAAATTATTTTAAAGCCAGGGAAGGAACATAGATTTTGTCTTGTAATGCGTTTTCCAAAAGTTATTAATGAAAACAATGCAATGGTTACTGATACTGATCCTCAGAAAGAGAGAAAGCCACCAGCAGAGCCTTTAGCATTAAATGAAGAATCAAAAGAAGTTTCAGAGATAGCTAAAAAATTCATTAAAAAAGCAGAAGAAATTTTAAAAAATGAAGAAAGAGCAAACTATGTGCTTTTAAGAGGTTTTTCTGCCCTGCCCCACATTCCTTCTTTTGAAGAAAAATACGCACTTAAAGCATGCTCCATAGCAGTATATCCAATGTATCGGGGAATTACAAGACTTCTTGGTATGGAAACTTTGCCTGTTGAGGGTGACATCAAGGAAGAAGTAGAAATGCTCAAAAAAGTCTATAAGGATTATGATTTTATTTTTGTGCACATTAAAAAAACTGATTCATTCGGAGAAGATGGAAACTTTGAAGGTAAAATAAAGAAAATTGAAGAATTTGACAGCTTTCTTCCTGAAATCATTTCATTAAATCCTGATACAGTGGTTATTACAGGAGATCATAGTACTCCAAGTTTGCTTAAAGCCCACAGCTGGCATCCTGTTCCTTTACTGATAAAGTCTCCCTATGTTCTTGGCGGCACGGTTAATGCCTTTACAGAAAGAGAATGCCTGAAGGGTGAGCTTGGAATAATTCCAGCCACAGCAATTATGCCAATGGTTTTAGCAAATACATTGAGATTGAGGAAGTTTGGAGCATGA
- a CDS encoding TatD family hydrolase, with protein MIDSHCHLEMFKEEIPDVIQRAYDAGVNTIITIGSDIESLDEAVKIAEQYPMVYATVGIHPHDAKDFNEEVLKKIFELSRRPKVVGIGEIGLDYHYEHSPRDVQRYAFIQQLELARQIGLPVVIHSREAFDDTVAILKEQNVHKAVMHCFSGSLSQAKKAIEMGFFISISGVVTFKNAKKIKEVAQFIPDDYLMIETDAPYLAPEPKRGRRNEPAFLIYTAKALAELRAVTVEDIDRITTVNVNKLFRIGELPKGEIAYKIRNTLYLNVTNRCTNICRFCVRFHTDYVKGHNLRLEREPSARELIEAIGDPKQYKEIVFCGYGEPFLRLDLIKEVAKWIKDNGGKVRVNTNGQGNLIHGRKILPELAGLIDSISISLNAQDKETYNRICNPSNPDAYEAVIEFIKDAKKYVPNVQVTVVDLKEVDIRKCEEIANSMGVKLKIRHLDQVG; from the coding sequence ATGATTGACAGCCACTGCCATCTTGAAATGTTTAAGGAAGAAATTCCTGATGTAATTCAGCGTGCCTATGATGCTGGTGTGAATACAATTATTACAATTGGCTCAGATATTGAAAGCCTTGATGAAGCTGTAAAAATTGCAGAGCAATATCCTATGGTTTATGCAACAGTGGGGATTCATCCTCATGATGCAAAGGATTTTAATGAGGAAGTCTTAAAAAAAATTTTTGAATTAAGCAGACGCCCAAAGGTTGTGGGTATTGGAGAAATAGGTCTTGACTACCACTATGAGCATTCTCCAAGAGATGTTCAAAGGTATGCTTTTATTCAGCAACTTGAGCTTGCCCGTCAAATAGGCCTTCCAGTAGTAATTCACTCAAGAGAAGCCTTTGATGATACTGTAGCTATTTTAAAAGAGCAAAATGTCCACAAGGCAGTTATGCATTGTTTTAGTGGCAGTCTTTCTCAGGCAAAAAAAGCCATTGAAATGGGATTTTTTATATCAATTTCTGGAGTTGTTACTTTTAAAAATGCAAAAAAGATTAAAGAAGTTGCTCAGTTTATTCCAGATGATTACTTAATGATTGAAACAGACGCACCATATCTTGCTCCTGAACCAAAGAGAGGCAGAAGAAATGAACCAGCTTTTTTAATTTATACAGCAAAAGCATTGGCAGAATTAAGAGCAGTAACAGTTGAAGATATTGACAGAATAACTACTGTAAATGTGAACAAACTTTTTCGCATTGGAGAGCTTCCTAAAGGAGAGATTGCTTATAAAATCAGAAATACTCTTTATTTAAATGTGACAAACAGATGTACAAATATATGCCGATTCTGCGTAAGATTTCACACTGACTATGTAAAAGGACACAATTTAAGGCTTGAAAGAGAACCATCAGCTCGGGAACTTATTGAAGCAATAGGAGATCCAAAGCAATATAAAGAAATTGTTTTTTGTGGTTATGGTGAGCCTTTTTTAAGACTTGATCTAATTAAGGAAGTTGCAAAATGGATAAAAGACAATGGAGGTAAAGTAAGAGTAAATACAAATGGACAGGGAAATCTTATTCATGGAAGAAAGATTTTACCTGAACTTGCAGGATTGATTGATTCAATTTCAATAAGTCTAAATGCACAGGATAAAGAAACTTATAACAGGATTTGTAATCCTTCAAATCCTGATGCCTATGAAGCAGTTATAGAATTTATAAAAGATGCAAAAAAATATGTTCCAAATGTTCAGGTAACAGTTGTTGATCTTAAGGAAGTGGATATTAGAAAATGTGAAGAGATTGCAAATTCTATGGGTGTTAAGCTTAAAATAAGACATCTTGATCAGGTGGGCTGA
- a CDS encoding prepilin peptidase, with translation MEILILIFGLVVGSFVNVCIYRIPRKISLLKPSSYCPSCGNSIKPWHNIPVFSFLFLRGRCAYCGAKISLRYPFVELLNGIFYLLAYLKFGLNPSLPFVLIFISALIVISFIDFDFQIIPDQISIPLIFLGLILSFLPHNSLNLTQHIKDSLIGIGVGGGSLLVVSLISRGGMGGGDIKLNSAVGAFLGWKAALLTIFIGSFIGSIVGIIMLKKTGNRKIPFGPFLSLGALTCLFLGEKILKWYFG, from the coding sequence GTGGAAATTCTGATATTGATTTTTGGGCTTGTGGTTGGCTCTTTTGTTAATGTATGTATTTATAGAATTCCAAGAAAAATATCATTGCTAAAACCTTCTTCTTACTGTCCTTCCTGTGGGAATTCAATCAAGCCGTGGCATAATATTCCTGTTTTTAGCTTTTTGTTTCTTAGAGGTAGATGCGCCTATTGTGGAGCAAAAATATCTTTAAGATATCCTTTTGTGGAATTATTAAATGGTATTTTTTATTTGTTAGCATATTTGAAATTTGGTTTAAATCCTTCTCTACCTTTTGTTTTGATTTTTATCTCAGCTCTGATAGTTATCTCATTTATTGACTTTGATTTTCAAATTATTCCAGATCAGATTTCAATTCCTTTGATTTTTCTTGGACTTATTTTATCTTTTCTGCCCCATAATTCATTAAACCTCACTCAACACATTAAAGATTCCTTAATTGGCATAGGTGTTGGAGGAGGGAGTCTTTTAGTTGTTTCTTTAATAAGCAGAGGAGGGATGGGAGGAGGAGACATAAAGCTTAATAGTGCAGTGGGAGCCTTTCTTGGATGGAAGGCAGCATTGCTTACAATTTTTATAGGAAGTTTTATAGGTTCAATAGTTGGCATAATAATGTTAAAAAAAACAGGAAACCGAAAAATTCCCTTTGGACCATTTCTTTCACTTGGTGCATTGACATGTCTGTTTTTAGGTGAAAAGATATTAAAGTGGTATTTTGGATAG
- the glgP gene encoding alpha-glucan family phosphorylase, with translation MVIDEFTREPRIAYFSMEIGIRPEMHTYSGGLGILAGDTLKSAADLRIPMVGITLIHRMGYFKQELDPFGRQIEHPDPWDIEKYLTKLDVIVTVTIENRPVYITAWLYVIESGTGGKVPVLFLDTDISENDPQSRTLTHYLYGGDLQYRLKQEIILGIGGIKILDELGFEIKKYHMNEGHSSFLTLELLQRFKRPIEEVWSDELVWDTEKVKDLCVFTTHTPVAAGHDRFPYEVVQKIMGEVVPLWLLKKLAGDGMLNMTLLGFNLSEFINGVSKKHEEVSEKMFPGYEIHAITNGVHSYTWVSEPFKKLYNKYLPGWANEPEIFVRAWRIPEEELWDAHMQAKKHLIDYVNRLTGANLNYDTFTIGFARRATPYKRADLLISDPERLAIIGEGRIQIIYAGKAHPKDEGGKKLIQKIFEVKERLKDKLKIVYLPNYDMAMAMKLVAGVDIWLNTPQKPYEASGTSGMKASHNGVPNLSVLDGWWIEGWIEGYTGWAIGTLEESSDPKRDAEDLYYKLANEILPLFYENRHIWIKIMKNAIALNAYYFNTHRMVRFYVTEAYIR, from the coding sequence ATGGTCATAGATGAATTTACCAGAGAACCAAGAATTGCTTATTTTTCAATGGAAATCGGAATAAGGCCAGAGATGCATACTTATAGCGGCGGACTTGGCATTTTAGCCGGAGATACTTTAAAATCAGCTGCTGATTTAAGAATTCCTATGGTAGGCATTACTCTTATTCACAGAATGGGATATTTCAAACAGGAACTCGATCCCTTTGGAAGGCAGATTGAACATCCTGATCCATGGGATATTGAAAAATATTTAACTAAACTTGATGTAATTGTTACAGTGACAATAGAAAACAGACCAGTTTATATAACTGCATGGCTTTATGTTATAGAAAGTGGAACTGGTGGAAAAGTGCCAGTGCTTTTTCTGGATACAGATATCTCAGAAAACGACCCTCAATCAAGAACTCTCACACACTATCTTTATGGAGGAGATCTGCAGTATCGTCTTAAGCAAGAAATAATTCTTGGCATAGGAGGAATAAAGATTCTTGATGAGCTTGGTTTTGAAATTAAAAAATATCATATGAATGAGGGACATTCAAGCTTTTTAACATTGGAACTTCTTCAGAGATTTAAAAGACCCATTGAAGAAGTATGGTCTGATGAGCTTGTATGGGATACTGAAAAAGTAAAAGACCTGTGTGTCTTTACAACCCATACTCCTGTTGCTGCAGGACATGACAGATTCCCATATGAAGTGGTTCAAAAAATAATGGGAGAAGTAGTTCCATTATGGTTATTAAAAAAACTTGCAGGAGATGGAATGCTTAATATGACTTTGCTTGGATTTAATCTTAGCGAGTTTATAAATGGTGTTTCAAAAAAACATGAAGAAGTCTCAGAAAAAATGTTTCCTGGTTATGAGATACATGCAATAACAAATGGTGTTCATTCATATACATGGGTGTCAGAGCCGTTTAAAAAACTTTACAATAAATATCTTCCTGGATGGGCAAATGAACCTGAAATATTTGTGCGAGCATGGAGAATTCCTGAAGAAGAATTATGGGATGCCCATATGCAGGCAAAAAAACATTTAATTGACTATGTAAATAGACTCACAGGTGCAAATTTAAACTACGATACCTTTACAATAGGATTTGCAAGAAGGGCAACACCTTACAAAAGAGCTGACTTGTTAATTTCAGATCCCGAGCGCCTTGCAATTATTGGAGAAGGAAGAATTCAGATTATATATGCTGGAAAAGCACACCCAAAAGATGAAGGTGGAAAAAAGCTTATACAAAAAATTTTTGAAGTAAAAGAGAGATTGAAAGACAAGCTCAAAATAGTCTATCTCCCAAATTATGATATGGCAATGGCAATGAAACTTGTTGCAGGAGTTGATATATGGCTTAATACTCCTCAGAAACCCTATGAAGCATCAGGCACTTCTGGAATGAAAGCATCCCACAATGGCGTTCCCAACTTAAGTGTGCTTGATGGATGGTGGATTGAAGGCTGGATTGAAGGTTATACTGGATGGGCTATTGGAACTCTTGAAGAAAGTTCTGACCCAAAAAGAGACGCTGAAGATTTATATTACAAACTCGCAAATGAAATTTTACCTTTATTTTATGAAAACCGTCATATATGGATAAAGATAATGAAAAATGCAATAGCTTTAAACGCCTATTATTTTAACACGCATAGAATGGTCAGATTTTATGTAACTGAAGCTTATATAAGATAA